From a single Streptomyces rubradiris genomic region:
- a CDS encoding alpha/beta hydrolase, producing the protein MSLPSENSYARDLAQVERANADGRVPVVFVHGLWLLPTSWERWAAVFDAAGLVPVLPGWPDDPETVQEANAHPEVFAGKSVGQVADHFCGLVRKLDRTPVVVGHSFGGLITQILAGRGLSRASVAIDPAPFRGVLPLPLSSLRAAGAVLGNPANYHRAVPLTYEQFRYSFANAVSEAEARELYETFAVPAPGEPLFQAAVANVNPWTEVKVDTLNPDRGPLLILSGEKDNTVPWAIAHASYKKQVRNASAVTEILEMPGRGHALTIDSGWREVADTALAFLRRHVDLAAGDAA; encoded by the coding sequence GTGTCTCTCCCCTCCGAGAACTCCTACGCTCGCGACCTGGCCCAGGTCGAACGGGCCAACGCCGACGGCCGCGTGCCCGTGGTCTTCGTCCACGGCCTCTGGCTGCTGCCCACCAGCTGGGAGCGGTGGGCGGCCGTGTTCGACGCCGCCGGTCTCGTCCCGGTCCTGCCGGGCTGGCCCGACGACCCCGAGACGGTCCAGGAGGCCAACGCCCACCCCGAGGTCTTCGCCGGCAAGAGCGTCGGCCAGGTCGCCGACCACTTCTGCGGCCTCGTGCGCAAGCTCGACCGCACGCCGGTGGTCGTCGGGCACTCCTTCGGCGGCCTGATCACCCAGATCCTCGCGGGCCGCGGACTGTCCCGGGCCTCGGTGGCCATCGATCCGGCCCCGTTCCGGGGCGTGCTGCCCCTGCCGCTGTCCTCGCTGCGCGCGGCCGGCGCGGTGCTCGGCAACCCCGCCAACTACCACCGGGCCGTGCCGCTCACCTACGAGCAGTTCCGGTATTCCTTCGCCAACGCCGTCAGCGAGGCCGAGGCGCGCGAGCTGTACGAGACCTTCGCCGTGCCGGCGCCGGGCGAACCGCTGTTCCAGGCCGCGGTCGCGAACGTCAACCCCTGGACCGAGGTCAAGGTGGACACCCTGAACCCCGACCGGGGCCCCCTCCTCATCCTCTCGGGGGAGAAGGACAACACCGTTCCCTGGGCCATCGCCCACGCCTCGTACAAGAAGCAGGTGCGCAACGCGTCCGCGGTCACGGAGATCCTGGAGATGCCGGGCCGGGGCCACGCCCTCACCATCGACAGCGGATGGCGCGAGGTCGCCGACACCGCCCTCGCCTTCCTCAGGCGGCACGTCGACCTCGCGGCGGGAGACGCGGCATGA
- a CDS encoding DoxX family protein, with the protein MDIGLLVLRLAVGLLVAGHGVQKVSFRLGGKGLAGGAAEFRGDGFRGGALTAVAAGGTQIGAGLLLAAGALTPPAATGVIGVMIVAVTVKLPHGLWVQDDGYEYPLVLMALPAVLTLTGPGRWSVDAALGLTPWPVWWTLVAVAGGVGSGLAVRALLHRPAPPGPGTGPRTRPADIRGRT; encoded by the coding sequence ATGGACATCGGTCTGCTGGTCCTGCGGCTCGCCGTCGGGCTTCTCGTCGCCGGGCACGGAGTGCAGAAGGTGAGCTTCCGGCTCGGCGGCAAGGGGCTGGCGGGCGGCGCCGCGGAATTCCGGGGCGACGGTTTCCGCGGCGGCGCCCTGACGGCCGTCGCCGCCGGCGGCACCCAGATCGGGGCGGGGCTGCTGCTCGCCGCCGGCGCCCTGACCCCGCCGGCCGCGACCGGTGTCATCGGCGTGATGATTGTGGCCGTGACCGTGAAGCTGCCGCACGGGCTGTGGGTGCAGGACGACGGCTACGAGTACCCGCTGGTCCTCATGGCCCTGCCCGCGGTCCTCACCCTCACCGGTCCCGGCCGCTGGTCCGTGGACGCGGCCCTGGGCCTGACGCCCTGGCCCGTCTGGTGGACCCTCGTCGCCGTGGCCGGCGGGGTGGGCAGCGGCCTGGCCGTCCGGGCGCTGCTGCACCGCCCCGCGCCACCAGGACCCGGCACCGGGCCCCGTACCCGCCCCGCGGACATCCGCGGCAGAACCTGA
- a CDS encoding helix-turn-helix transcriptional regulator has translation MTNDSVPNHIVHEKTSEGVHARMELWSVGGLPMFSTYNSGFEAHRTPAHIRRQRSNPVVSVSLQHRGTGRAEVAGQRMLLGPDNVCVFHELSPRVYGWSGDGGSQAMVFDVERIGLPVETVVRASLRLRASPLHDLVLRHLRDMWRDPGRLARDPGATALAGATADLVRALLVSAAHDPGTPVVRSVMDETLLTRVTAHVRRHHTDPGLCAESIAAAHGVSVRHLYQVLREAEVSLEQWIISERLATARRMLASPDHAGLAIGVVAARCGFSSPSHFTRRFRSAYGLSPREWRQQAKQKASTPPTG, from the coding sequence ATGACCAACGATTCGGTGCCCAACCACATCGTCCACGAGAAGACATCCGAGGGCGTCCACGCCCGGATGGAGCTCTGGAGCGTCGGGGGCCTGCCGATGTTCTCCACGTACAACAGCGGCTTCGAGGCCCACCGCACCCCCGCTCACATCCGAAGACAGCGCAGCAACCCGGTCGTCTCGGTGTCGCTCCAGCACCGGGGGACGGGCCGCGCGGAGGTCGCCGGCCAGCGGATGCTCCTCGGGCCGGACAACGTCTGTGTCTTCCACGAGCTGTCGCCCCGCGTCTACGGATGGTCGGGCGACGGGGGCTCCCAGGCCATGGTGTTCGACGTCGAGCGGATCGGCCTGCCCGTGGAGACGGTGGTGCGGGCTTCCCTCCGGCTGCGGGCGAGTCCGCTCCACGATCTGGTGCTGCGTCACCTGCGGGACATGTGGCGCGATCCCGGTCGGCTGGCCCGGGACCCCGGCGCGACGGCCCTGGCGGGGGCCACCGCCGACCTGGTCCGCGCGCTGCTGGTGTCCGCGGCGCACGACCCGGGGACGCCGGTCGTGCGGTCGGTGATGGACGAGACCCTGCTCACCCGGGTGACGGCCCACGTCCGCCGGCACCACACCGACCCCGGCCTCTGCGCGGAGAGCATCGCCGCCGCGCACGGGGTGTCGGTCCGCCACCTCTACCAGGTACTGCGCGAGGCCGAGGTGAGCCTGGAACAGTGGATCATCTCCGAGCGGCTCGCCACGGCCCGGCGGATGCTGGCCTCCCCCGATCACGCGGGCCTCGCCATCGGAGTCGTCGCGGCACGCTGCGGCTTCTCCAGCCCGAGCCACTTCACCCGCAGGTTCCGGTCGGCCTACGGCCTGTCCCCGCGTGAGTGGAGGCAGCAGGCAAAGCAGAAAGCGAGCACCCCGCCCACCGGCTGA
- a CDS encoding Dyp-type peroxidase, with amino-acid sequence MSRAEPRPSRRAFIGASGAVAATGLTAGCESPAARQDRPPSPTPTPRVSPTGRHQAGVTLPRTAQPNLLAVVADVDDGVAVGPLLAELGEAVLTLTAGTDPRLLGLAPGDLTVTIGVGPRLVRGAGPALPGAADLPRFSRERIAPGSRGGDLLVQICAGDPLLLPVVAAALLGQAGDRVRERWRQSGHRGPDVRVSEDVSAPRNLLGFVDGIVGPHTVAEQRRDLWLAGPAPVAGGTIAVVRRMELDLPRFAALSVAEQEAVLGRRRTTGAPLSGGTAATDPDLGAKTPDGRYLVPADAHVRRAHPGVVGVGLMLRRSYSTDGPAPGLLFISFQNDLRTFTKTLAHMESSDALLPFTTTTAGATFLILPGFDRQRPLGAGLFS; translated from the coding sequence GTGAGCCGAGCCGAACCCCGCCCGTCCCGCCGCGCGTTCATCGGCGCCAGTGGGGCCGTGGCGGCCACCGGACTCACGGCGGGGTGCGAATCGCCCGCGGCCCGGCAGGACCGCCCCCCGTCCCCCACGCCCACCCCACGGGTCTCCCCCACCGGTCGTCACCAGGCGGGCGTCACGCTCCCGCGCACGGCCCAGCCGAACCTCCTGGCGGTGGTGGCCGATGTGGACGACGGCGTGGCCGTCGGCCCGCTGCTGGCCGAACTCGGCGAGGCCGTCCTCACGCTCACCGCGGGGACCGATCCGCGTCTGCTGGGCCTGGCGCCGGGCGACCTCACCGTGACGATCGGGGTGGGACCACGGCTGGTGCGCGGGGCCGGTCCCGCCCTGCCCGGCGCGGCGGACCTGCCCCGGTTCTCCCGCGAGCGGATCGCCCCGGGGTCGCGCGGCGGGGACCTGCTGGTACAGATCTGCGCCGGCGACCCCCTGCTGTTGCCGGTCGTCGCCGCCGCGCTGCTGGGGCAGGCCGGGGACCGGGTCCGGGAACGCTGGCGGCAGTCCGGACACCGTGGTCCGGACGTCCGGGTGAGCGAGGACGTCTCCGCGCCGCGCAACCTGCTCGGTTTCGTCGACGGCATCGTGGGCCCGCACACGGTGGCCGAACAGCGGCGTGATCTGTGGCTGGCCGGACCCGCTCCGGTCGCCGGCGGCACGATCGCCGTGGTACGGCGCATGGAACTCGACCTGCCACGGTTCGCCGCGCTCTCCGTGGCCGAGCAGGAGGCGGTCCTCGGCCGGCGCAGAACCACCGGTGCGCCTCTCTCCGGCGGGACCGCCGCCACCGACCCGGACCTCGGCGCCAAGACACCGGACGGACGCTACCTGGTCCCGGCCGACGCCCACGTCCGCCGGGCCCACCCGGGCGTGGTCGGCGTCGGCCTCATGCTCCGCCGCTCCTACAGCACCGACGGGCCCGCCCCCGGCCTGCTCTTCATCAGCTTCCAGAACGACCTGCGCACCTTCACGAAGACACTGGCCCACATGGAGAGTTCCGACGCACTGCTGCCCTTCACCACCACCACGGCCGGAGCGACCTTCCTCATCCTCCCCGGCTTCGACCGGCAACGGCCGCTGGGCGCGGGGCTGTTCTCCTGA
- a CDS encoding LuxR C-terminal-related transcriptional regulator, whose amino-acid sequence MTSDGTAGASRPCTSLTGRDAPWTALRNALLAAPAGGRALWLRGEVGIGRTALLDQAVSFAAERGMGVLRAAGSAAESGMALGVLRRLIRPLTDRYDVLTAAQRRCLEGALDTAADTHPAGPALAAATLALLSGIADEQPLLLAVDDLQWVDAPSAGVLAFVQRRLGAAPVVLVCAVRAEGSSALDSTGAEILDLAPLTDAESAAVLRRRRPDLTAKARARQVREAAGNPLALLGGPARPEHVHRTAHGPAPADPSPDDRLEHDFGLRLDALPPRSRFLLLLHALAGHEERSTRLALEAADAAGSPASEDTLVAAERSGLVRLHHARMTFLHPLVRTCLVRTASAADLRRAHAALAAVLPRDDERRAAHLAAAVAGTDDDVAAHLEEVARRTIRRGGHPEAATLLERAARLSARPGTRGARLTAAANAAAIGGQPAVAARLLADAEADGVPARSRPLWELTDAYVRLESDGDLSPAVTRLRALLAGPRPPSPTADDTVRDTVRFLLHLTAVFSDEPVLRDALRTQLSRSGPVARLCLDLWNRPAGPGPGGTRRLRRLVAVPAPEEELGEAWRLLWIAAALDSVGEHTRLWHRVVQRAPYLTQAHVRLATCGDDYLRGRWDRCLTDSRQGAHTAREQGCGFHEHLFRLTEAAVHAARGRRAEAEALLERTESWARTRGQSYVLRRIAGIRAVHALASGDDETAYALAASLTPPGTFPPQEPRFQQVFLDLVEAAVRTGRRAEALRHIAAGHEIRMGDIGPRHAFVLAAAEAMAAEGEDVHTLSEAAYAVPGAEAWPFELARLHLRHGAWLRLAHRPEEARAHLLTAHTHFTRLKAEPWARTAAAELRAGGTVVARARPTEVWRLSPQELRIARLVASGLSNGQIAEQLKVSPRTVGTHLYKIFPKVNVASRAALAHAVREAYDR is encoded by the coding sequence ATGACATCCGACGGCACGGCGGGAGCGTCCCGGCCCTGTACGTCGTTGACGGGGCGCGACGCCCCTTGGACGGCCCTGCGGAACGCCCTGCTCGCGGCCCCGGCCGGAGGGCGGGCGCTGTGGCTGCGCGGGGAGGTCGGCATCGGCCGGACCGCGCTGCTGGACCAGGCGGTCTCCTTCGCCGCGGAACGGGGGATGGGCGTCCTGCGGGCCGCCGGCAGCGCAGCGGAGTCGGGCATGGCCCTCGGTGTCCTGCGCCGGCTGATCCGGCCCCTGACGGACCGGTACGACGTGCTGACCGCCGCACAGCGCCGCTGCCTGGAAGGGGCCCTGGACACCGCGGCGGACACACACCCCGCGGGGCCGGCCCTCGCCGCCGCCACCCTGGCCCTGCTGAGCGGGATCGCCGACGAACAGCCCCTGCTCCTGGCCGTCGACGACCTCCAGTGGGTGGACGCGCCCAGCGCGGGCGTTCTGGCCTTCGTCCAGCGCAGACTCGGCGCCGCGCCGGTCGTCCTGGTCTGCGCCGTGCGCGCGGAGGGCTCGTCGGCCCTGGACAGCACCGGTGCCGAGATCCTGGACCTCGCCCCGCTGACCGACGCCGAGTCGGCGGCGGTCCTGCGCCGCCGCCGTCCCGACCTCACGGCGAAGGCCCGGGCCCGCCAGGTACGGGAAGCGGCCGGCAACCCACTGGCCCTGCTGGGCGGCCCCGCGCGGCCGGAGCACGTCCACCGCACGGCGCACGGTCCGGCCCCCGCCGACCCGTCGCCGGACGATCGGCTGGAGCACGACTTCGGCCTGCGCCTGGACGCCCTGCCCCCGAGGTCCCGGTTCCTGCTGCTGCTCCACGCGCTCGCGGGCCACGAGGAGCGGAGCACCCGCCTGGCGCTCGAGGCGGCCGATGCCGCCGGATCGCCGGCCTCGGAGGACACACTGGTGGCGGCCGAGAGATCCGGTCTGGTCAGGCTGCACCACGCCAGGATGACCTTTCTGCACCCCCTTGTCCGTACCTGCCTGGTCCGGACGGCCTCCGCCGCGGACCTGCGCCGCGCCCACGCCGCGCTCGCCGCCGTACTGCCCCGTGACGACGAGCGGCGCGCCGCCCACCTGGCCGCGGCCGTCGCGGGCACCGACGACGATGTGGCGGCTCACCTTGAGGAGGTGGCCCGCCGCACGATCCGGCGCGGCGGCCACCCCGAGGCCGCGACGCTCCTGGAGCGCGCCGCTCGGCTGAGCGCACGCCCGGGAACACGCGGCGCCAGACTCACCGCCGCCGCCAACGCGGCGGCCATCGGCGGACAGCCGGCCGTCGCCGCCCGCCTGCTGGCGGACGCCGAGGCCGACGGCGTACCCGCCCGCAGCCGCCCCCTGTGGGAACTGACCGACGCCTACGTGCGGTTGGAGAGCGACGGTGACCTCTCCCCGGCCGTCACCCGCCTCCGGGCGCTGCTCGCCGGTCCGCGCCCCCCTTCGCCGACGGCGGACGACACCGTGCGCGACACCGTCCGCTTCCTGCTCCATCTGACGGCCGTCTTCTCCGACGAGCCGGTGCTCCGGGACGCCTTGCGCACACAACTGTCCCGCTCCGGGCCCGTCGCACGGCTCTGTCTCGATCTCTGGAACCGGCCCGCCGGTCCGGGCCCCGGCGGAACGCGGCGCCTGCGGCGGCTGGTCGCGGTGCCGGCGCCGGAGGAAGAGCTCGGGGAGGCCTGGCGGTTGCTGTGGATCGCGGCAGCCCTCGACAGCGTGGGCGAGCACACCCGGCTCTGGCACCGCGTCGTCCAGCGGGCGCCCTACCTGACCCAGGCGCACGTCCGGCTCGCCACCTGCGGGGACGACTACCTGCGGGGCCGATGGGACCGCTGCCTCACCGACTCCCGCCAGGGCGCGCACACGGCCCGGGAGCAGGGCTGCGGATTCCACGAGCACCTGTTCCGGCTCACCGAGGCCGCGGTCCACGCGGCCCGTGGCCGGCGGGCCGAGGCGGAGGCGCTCCTGGAGCGGACCGAGTCCTGGGCGCGGACCCGCGGCCAGTCGTACGTCCTGCGCCGGATCGCCGGCATCCGCGCCGTCCACGCCCTGGCCTCGGGAGACGACGAGACCGCGTACGCGCTGGCGGCGTCCCTCACCCCGCCGGGCACGTTCCCCCCGCAGGAGCCGCGTTTCCAGCAGGTGTTCCTGGACCTGGTCGAGGCGGCGGTGCGGACCGGGCGGCGCGCCGAGGCGCTGCGCCATATCGCGGCCGGCCACGAGATCCGGATGGGGGACATCGGCCCCCGTCACGCCTTCGTGCTGGCGGCCGCCGAGGCGATGGCCGCCGAGGGCGAGGACGTGCACACCCTCAGCGAGGCCGCCTACGCCGTGCCGGGGGCCGAGGCCTGGCCCTTCGAGCTGGCGCGCCTGCACCTGCGCCACGGCGCGTGGCTGCGGCTCGCCCACCGCCCCGAGGAGGCCCGGGCCCACCTGCTGACCGCGCACACGCATTTCACCCGGCTCAAGGCGGAACCCTGGGCGCGCACCGCCGCGGCGGAGCTCCGGGCCGGCGGCACGGTCGTCGCGCGGGCCCGGCCGACGGAGGTGTGGCGGCTGTCCCCCCAGGAGCTGCGCATCGCGCGGCTCGTGGCGTCCGGCCTGAGCAACGGGCAGATCGCCGAACAGCTGAAGGTGTCACCCCGCACGGTCGGCACCCACCTCTACAAGATCTTCCCGAAGGTCAACGTGGCCTCCCGCGCGGCCCTGGCACACGCGGTGCGCGAGGCGTACGACCGGTGA
- a CDS encoding alpha/beta fold hydrolase, which produces MSPAQATSGKGVSRRTAIVAGSATVASLGTGTAAASPAAQDREHSEKHRPTIVLVHGAFADASSWAPVIERLQDRGHRVLAPANPLRGLHHDAAHITAFLDSVEGPVVLAGHSYGGAVITQAAASAPGVRALVYIAAFMPDAGDVLGELTSRFPGSQLAPALTQVPSPAPDGTPGLDLYLRADEFHQVFAQDVPRDTARTLAAVQRPLSATAFGDRATAAAWRTLPSWTLIATEDHGIPPELQRFQARRAGSHTVEVPSSHLPLHSFPHAVTSLIRSAAGAVRR; this is translated from the coding sequence ATGTCCCCTGCTCAGGCCACGTCAGGAAAAGGCGTCTCGCGGCGTACGGCGATCGTGGCCGGTTCCGCCACGGTCGCCTCGCTCGGCACCGGGACCGCCGCCGCGAGCCCCGCCGCCCAGGACCGGGAGCACTCCGAGAAGCATCGGCCCACGATCGTCCTGGTCCACGGCGCGTTCGCCGACGCGTCCAGCTGGGCGCCCGTCATAGAACGGCTCCAGGACCGCGGTCACCGGGTACTCGCCCCGGCCAACCCGCTGCGCGGACTGCACCACGACGCGGCCCACATCACCGCCTTCCTGGACAGCGTCGAGGGCCCCGTGGTCCTGGCCGGCCACTCCTACGGCGGAGCGGTGATCACCCAGGCCGCCGCGAGCGCCCCCGGCGTCCGGGCGCTCGTCTACATCGCGGCGTTCATGCCCGACGCCGGCGACGTGCTCGGCGAACTGACGTCCCGGTTCCCCGGCTCCCAGCTGGCACCGGCGCTCACCCAGGTGCCCTCGCCCGCGCCCGACGGCACCCCCGGCCTCGACCTCTACCTACGGGCCGACGAGTTCCACCAGGTCTTCGCCCAGGACGTGCCGCGCGACACCGCGCGCACCCTGGCCGCCGTCCAGCGTCCGCTGAGCGCCACCGCCTTCGGCGACCGGGCGACCGCGGCGGCCTGGCGCACCCTGCCGTCCTGGACGCTGATCGCCACCGAGGACCACGGCATCCCGCCGGAGCTCCAGCGCTTCCAGGCCCGGCGCGCGGGTTCGCACACGGTCGAGGTCCCCAGCTCGCACCTGCCCCTCCACAGCTTCCCGCACGCGGTGACCTCGCTGATCCGCTCGGCCGCCGGCGCCGTCCGGCGCTGA
- a CDS encoding hydrolase, whose translation MNKFDSVEAAPSPDLLTPDNAMMLFVDHQPQMFFGAASADRAGVINATVGLAKAATVFDVPVVLSTVAAESFSGPLLPQLREVFPKHEIVDRTSMNAWEDPALVEAVKATGRGKIILSGLWTEVCLVLPALSALSQGYEVYVVADASAGVTPEAHEHAMRRMTAAGAVPVTWLQVLLELQRDWARGETYTQTLDVVKEHGGAYGMGVVYAQSMIDPHAAG comes from the coding sequence ATGAACAAGTTCGACTCCGTCGAGGCCGCGCCCAGCCCCGACCTGCTCACCCCCGACAACGCGATGATGCTGTTCGTGGACCACCAGCCGCAGATGTTCTTCGGCGCGGCCAGCGCGGACCGGGCCGGGGTCATCAACGCCACCGTCGGCCTCGCCAAGGCGGCCACCGTCTTCGACGTGCCCGTCGTGCTGTCCACCGTCGCCGCCGAGTCGTTCTCCGGCCCGCTCCTGCCGCAGCTGCGCGAGGTCTTCCCCAAGCACGAGATCGTGGACCGCACCTCGATGAACGCCTGGGAGGACCCGGCGCTCGTGGAGGCCGTCAAGGCCACCGGCCGCGGCAAGATCATCCTGTCCGGGCTGTGGACCGAGGTCTGCCTCGTCCTGCCCGCCCTCTCCGCCCTCAGCCAGGGCTACGAGGTGTACGTCGTCGCCGACGCCTCCGCCGGCGTCACGCCCGAGGCCCACGAGCACGCCATGCGGCGCATGACCGCGGCCGGCGCCGTCCCGGTCACCTGGCTCCAGGTCCTGCTGGAACTCCAGCGCGACTGGGCGCGCGGGGAGACGTACACCCAGACCCTCGACGTGGTGAAGGAGCACGGCGGCGCCTACGGCATGGGGGTCGTATACGCCCAGTCCATGATCGACCCGCACGCCGCGGGCTGA
- a CDS encoding nitrous oxide reductase family maturation protein NosD: MPADAPTISDAVSLARPGDLVLVAPGVYHESVKVSTPRITLRGESRDKVVIDGRTRQPNGIVVSAPGVAVQNLTVRNNTQNGVLVTGSAKAAAGLPGRSGGYDTGDEPVTFLKSFLVSHVTATRNGLYGIYAFSAQNGVIEHSYASGAADSGIYVGQCKPCRIVVRDNIAELNAVGYEGTNAGGDMYVVGNRFAGNRVGLTTNSDHQEKLLPQRDAVIAGNLIAANQQRATPEQADGGWGTGIGVDGGSGNRFLRNRVTGNSTAGLVITATADIPPVGNQIVDNTFDGNGVDVGWSFPTATRGRGNCLRGNALDSTAPARLATTAACPLPAKAPSPTGTWATPTAPGGIPFTEVAAPGPQPQFPHAATTGATVVPAVPALPEPADVPLPPVSLLAAHARVRTP, encoded by the coding sequence GTGCCGGCCGACGCCCCGACCATCTCGGACGCGGTGTCCCTCGCCCGCCCCGGTGACCTGGTGCTGGTCGCACCGGGCGTCTACCACGAGTCGGTGAAGGTCTCCACGCCTCGGATCACCCTCCGTGGCGAGTCCCGGGACAAGGTCGTCATCGACGGGCGGACGCGGCAGCCGAACGGCATCGTCGTCTCCGCGCCCGGAGTGGCCGTGCAGAACCTGACCGTGCGGAACAACACGCAGAACGGGGTCCTGGTCACCGGTTCCGCGAAGGCGGCCGCCGGACTGCCGGGGCGTTCCGGGGGCTACGACACCGGTGACGAGCCGGTCACCTTCCTGAAGTCGTTCCTGGTCTCGCATGTGACCGCCACCCGCAACGGCCTGTACGGCATCTACGCGTTCTCCGCGCAGAACGGTGTCATCGAGCACTCGTACGCCTCGGGCGCCGCCGACTCGGGAATCTACGTCGGCCAGTGCAAGCCCTGCCGCATCGTGGTGCGGGACAACATCGCCGAGCTGAACGCGGTCGGTTACGAAGGCACCAACGCCGGCGGGGACATGTACGTGGTCGGCAACCGCTTCGCCGGCAACCGGGTCGGGCTCACCACCAACTCCGACCACCAGGAGAAACTGCTCCCGCAGCGGGACGCCGTCATCGCGGGCAACCTGATCGCCGCCAACCAGCAGCGGGCCACCCCGGAACAGGCCGACGGCGGCTGGGGCACCGGCATCGGCGTCGACGGCGGCAGCGGCAACCGGTTCCTGCGCAACCGCGTCACCGGCAACAGCACCGCCGGGCTGGTGATCACCGCGACCGCCGACATCCCTCCGGTCGGCAACCAGATCGTGGACAACACGTTCGACGGCAACGGCGTCGACGTCGGCTGGTCGTTCCCCACCGCCACCCGGGGGCGGGGCAACTGCCTGCGCGGCAACGCACTGGACAGCACGGCGCCCGCCCGGCTCGCGACGACCGCGGCCTGCCCGCTGCCCGCCAAGGCGCCCTCACCGACCGGTACTTGGGCGACGCCGACGGCACCCGGCGGCATCCCGTTCACCGAGGTCGCCGCGCCCGGTCCGCAGCCGCAGTTCCCCCACGCGGCGACCACGGGCGCCACCGTCGTCCCGGCCGTCCCGGCCCTGCCCGAGCCGGCGGACGTCCCCCTGCCGCCGGTGTCCCTGCTCGCCGCGCACGCGCGGGTACGGACGCCCTGA
- a CDS encoding oxygenase MpaB family protein, giving the protein MALTEANFAQELEAAAQAGDPPADELVSAMIDQGEVPGVNELFRTVNTLKPGMDYAQLPPRLADFMRQAEAEPPGWSEDDTKAAEGFFAHHHGEASMLQGTVGLIGTYLSPTGAYTLRSTGRLGGVEGPGRRLSQSTRLFQGMGDKGAMRDGTLKATVTKVRLVHASVRQLHRKSGEWDYAKWGMPVSQKYTTGAACVFSVQILQAMRNLGIDVSKADAHGFMRAWHYVNHYLGTPERWQLPKDVDLVDRMWTRVRDDEWKKTDDGVFMTRQAITYYKQLVGNVPGVTDMFLAMVRQALTDKYADMAGVPRSPVDLGAKAAAVGNSALGGFGSVLGGAAKKVTGVDPREEAIGAGSKVFNRVLEDAVTHDKDRQPQMHQELHDGR; this is encoded by the coding sequence GTGGCGCTGACGGAAGCGAACTTCGCGCAGGAGCTGGAAGCGGCGGCGCAGGCGGGTGATCCGCCCGCCGACGAGCTGGTGTCCGCGATGATCGACCAAGGGGAGGTGCCCGGGGTCAACGAACTCTTCCGCACGGTCAACACCCTCAAGCCCGGCATGGACTACGCGCAACTGCCGCCGCGGCTGGCGGACTTCATGCGACAGGCGGAGGCCGAGCCGCCGGGCTGGAGCGAGGACGACACCAAGGCCGCGGAGGGCTTCTTCGCCCACCACCACGGCGAGGCGTCGATGCTCCAGGGCACGGTCGGCCTCATCGGCACCTACCTCTCGCCTACCGGGGCCTACACCCTGCGGTCCACCGGCCGCCTCGGCGGCGTCGAAGGCCCCGGCCGCCGTCTTTCGCAGTCCACCCGGCTGTTCCAGGGCATGGGCGACAAGGGCGCCATGCGCGACGGGACGCTGAAGGCGACGGTCACCAAGGTCCGGCTCGTCCACGCCTCGGTGCGGCAACTGCACCGGAAGAGCGGCGAGTGGGACTACGCGAAGTGGGGGATGCCCGTCTCGCAGAAGTACACCACCGGCGCGGCCTGCGTCTTCAGCGTGCAGATCCTGCAGGCCATGCGCAACCTCGGTATCGACGTCTCCAAGGCCGACGCGCACGGCTTCATGCGCGCCTGGCACTACGTCAACCACTATCTCGGCACGCCGGAGCGGTGGCAGCTGCCCAAGGACGTGGACCTGGTCGACCGGATGTGGACCAGGGTCCGCGACGACGAGTGGAAGAAGACCGACGACGGTGTCTTCATGACCCGGCAGGCCATCACCTACTACAAGCAACTGGTGGGGAACGTCCCCGGCGTCACCGACATGTTCCTCGCGATGGTCCGCCAGGCGCTCACCGACAAGTACGCCGACATGGCCGGTGTCCCGCGCAGTCCCGTCGACCTCGGCGCCAAGGCCGCTGCCGTCGGCAACAGCGCGCTCGGCGGGTTCGGGAGCGTTCTCGGCGGTGCCGCCAAGAAGGTCACCGGTGTCGACCCCCGCGAGGAGGCCATCGGCGCGGGCAGCAAGGTGTTCAACAGGGTGCTGGAGGACGCCGTCACCCACGACAAGGACAGGCAGCCGCAGATGCACCAGGAACTCCATGACGGCCGCTGA